One genomic region from Drosophila subpulchrella strain 33 F10 #4 breed RU33 chromosome 2R, RU_Dsub_v1.1 Primary Assembly, whole genome shotgun sequence encodes:
- the LOC119551977 gene encoding lysozyme, with amino-acid sequence MKVFLGYFLFLLLVLSPSLVQGQGHVLDKPVTEKCLTCICEALSGCNATAICTSPEKGTCGIFRITWAYWVDAGKLTVNGELPDSEKAFINCANDPHCAADLVQNYMKKFNQDCNEDGEMDCHDYARIHKLGAYGCQGDMPYTFQSVFEECIEKFEDEGLE; translated from the exons ATGAAAGTTTTCTTGGGatatttccttttcttacTGCTGGTTCTATCGCCTTCATTAGTGCAAGGTCAAG GTCATGTTTTGGATAAACCCGTAACGGAGAAATGCCTCACTTGCATTTGCGAGGCATTGAGTGGCTGCAATGCCACGGCGATTTGCACCAGTCCGGAGAAGGGCACCTGCGGCATTTTTCGCATCACCTGGGCCTATTGGGTGGATGCGGGAAAACTGACTGTCAACGGAGAGCTTCCCGACTCGGAGAAGGCCTTCATCAACTGTGCCAATGATCCGCACTGTGCCGCCGACTTGGTGCAGAACTACATGAAGAAGTTCAACCAGGACTGCAATGAGGATGGCGAGATGGATTGCCATGACTATGCCCGAATCCACAAATTGGGGGCCTATGGTTGTCAAGGGGACATGCCCTATACTTTCCAGAGCGTGTTCGAGGAGTGCATCGAGAAGTTCGAGGATGAGGGCTTGGAGTGA